The Polynucleobacter necessarius genome window below encodes:
- a CDS encoding c-type cytochrome, whose amino-acid sequence MKFQKLVLGSAATVLAMCAGQAYAQFQKPEDAIKYRQSVYTVMANSFGKIGGVVKGEAPFNKDEVAKNAAIVSMMSTLPWQAFGPGTEGGKAQHAVWLDNAKFKAASDKMQLTVADLNKAAQSGDLESIKKAFGAAGATCKGCHDDFKKK is encoded by the coding sequence ATGAAATTTCAGAAATTGGTTTTAGGAAGCGCAGCTACTGTTTTAGCAATGTGTGCCGGTCAAGCATATGCACAATTTCAAAAGCCAGAAGACGCCATCAAATATCGCCAAAGCGTCTATACCGTCATGGCCAATTCTTTTGGGAAAATTGGCGGAGTTGTCAAAGGCGAAGCTCCATTCAACAAAGATGAAGTAGCAAAAAACGCCGCTATTGTTTCCATGATGTCGACTTTACCTTGGCAAGCATTTGGACCTGGCACTGAAGGCGGAAAAGCGCAACATGCCGTTTGGTTGGACAACGCAAAATTCAAAGCTGCCTCTGACAAAATGCAATTAACAGTGGCTGATCTCAATAAAGCCGCTCAATCAGGCGATCTTGAGAGTATTAAAAAAGCTTTTGGTGCTGCTGGTGCAACATGCAAAGGCTGTCATGATGATTTCAAAAAGAAATAA
- a CDS encoding CrcB family protein — translation MIGGYLIGIAIAFFGNNPNVSPKWKLFIITGFLGGLTTFSSFSAEVVGFMQCGELSWVLDTA, via the coding sequence ATGATTGGTGGCTATTTGATAGGTATCGCAATTGCCTTTTTTGGTAATAATCCTAACGTCTCACCTAAATGGAAACTTTTTATCATTACTGGTTTTCTGGGTGGCTTGACGACTTTTTCAAGTTTTTCGGCTGAAGTGGTTGGTTTTATGCAGTGCGGTGAGCTAAGTTGGGTCTTGGACACAGCATGA
- a CDS encoding carboxymuconolactone decarboxylase family protein translates to MTERLIPYQPMDLAEPAELVAAIRQRRGGQFINLDRMLLHSVPISEGWNHFIGEIRNNLSLDPKLRELTMCGVAVLNGAEYEFFHHAPAFKKAGGSEEQVQGLRLIGQPNFPKGLFSAVEHDAADLTFQMTRNIKVDPDLRKRLQASLGSTDIVELVTVIAAYNMVSRFLMALDVNPEDHPPA, encoded by the coding sequence ATGACAGAACGTTTAATTCCTTATCAGCCTATGGATTTAGCTGAACCAGCAGAGCTGGTGGCAGCCATTCGTCAGCGCCGTGGTGGCCAGTTCATTAATTTGGATCGCATGCTCTTGCATAGCGTTCCAATTTCTGAAGGTTGGAATCATTTTATTGGGGAGATTCGTAATAATCTCTCTTTGGACCCTAAATTGCGTGAGTTGACAATGTGTGGCGTGGCGGTCCTCAATGGTGCCGAGTATGAATTTTTTCATCATGCGCCCGCATTTAAAAAGGCTGGGGGTAGCGAAGAGCAGGTACAAGGCTTGCGTTTAATTGGCCAGCCCAATTTTCCAAAGGGGTTGTTTTCGGCAGTTGAACATGATGCTGCTGACTTAACTTTTCAGATGACACGCAACATTAAAGTTGATCCTGATCTCAGGAAGCGCTTACAAGCATCTTTGGGTAGTACAGATATCGTCGAGTTGGTTACAGTGATTGCAGCGTATAACATGGTTTCTCGCTTTTTAATGGCGCTAGATGTGAATCCTGAAGATCATCCACCCGCTTAA
- a CDS encoding dioxygenase, whose protein sequence is MTSHRQPAVFAGYGSPMYAIEPNRYTAAWSSSGKPLQRPDSILVISAHWVTRGIWVAAMPKPKTIHDVGGFPQALLNIQDSAPSSPELA, encoded by the coding sequence ATGACTAGCCATCGCCAACCGGCAGTATTTGCTGGCTATGGTAGTCCGATGTATGCTATTGAGCCCAACCGCTATACAGCGGCCTGGTCATCTTCAGGGAAACCATTACAGCGCCCAGACTCTATTCTTGTCATATCAGCTCATTGGGTAACGCGCGGGATTTGGGTTGCTGCAATGCCTAAGCCCAAAACAATTCATGACGTTGGCGGCTTCCCACAGGCCCTCTTGAATATCCAAGATTCAGCGCCAAGCAGTCCTGAGTTGGCTTGA
- a CDS encoding chromate transporter — MAVYQERWIDLQTFSDYFAIAQAAPGPNFMTATLLG; from the coding sequence TTGGCTGTCTATCAAGAGCGGTGGATAGATTTGCAAACATTTTCTGATTACTTTGCGATTGCCCAAGCTGCTCCAGGGCCCAATTTCATGACAGCTACTCTATTGGGCTAG
- a CDS encoding pirin family protein produces the protein MIRNIQTIIPGIDTSDGAGVKLRRSLGGQNQVRLDPFLMLDEFSSHDPNDYVAGFPAHPHRGFKTVTYMLEGHIGCMRGSFE, from the coding sequence ATGATCCGAAATATTCAAACCATTATTCCTGGTATTGATACTTCTGATGGTGCGGGTGTGAAATTGCGTCGAAGTCTTGGCGGTCAGAATCAAGTTCGTTTAGATCCTTTTTTGATGCTCGATGAATTTTCTTCACATGATCCCAATGACTATGTAGCAGGTTTTCCTGCTCACCCACATAGAGGTTTTAAGACGGTCACCTATATGCTTGAGGGCCATATAGGTTGCATGAGAGGATCATTTGAGTAA
- a CDS encoding 3-hydroxyacyl-CoA dehydrogenase NAD-binding domain-containing protein, giving the protein MSQVVVMGTGTVGIGIAAGFLARGTNIIILGRHSQKAMACLDSIQSSAQSIPP; this is encoded by the coding sequence ATGAGCCAAGTTGTTGTGATGGGAACAGGCACCGTGGGCATTGGTATCGCCGCTGGATTTCTAGCGCGCGGCACAAATATCATCATTCTGGGCCGCCATTCTCAAAAGGCGATGGCTTGTCTTGATTCTATTCAGTCATCCGCACAATCAATTCCGCCTTAG
- a CDS encoding sulfurtransferase, translating into MKLILNIAAYLFVSLDGLPELRAKTLDECNSRNLKGTILLTGEGINMFLASKPEELRGFVDWLRLDPHFNPLTTKESWSDEQPFKKMLFKLKNEIIRMNHPTLRPEEGRANFISPKKLQEWLDRGTDDLGRPVVMVDTRNAFEVEYGTFENALLFNIEKFTEFPAAISAHKDELVDKTLVSFCTGGIRCEKSGLYMREIGMQHSYQLEGGILKYFEEVGSPPYQGSCFVFDEREALEPSLDSIPAEHSIRKNPHYFH; encoded by the coding sequence ATGAAGTTGATTCTAAATATTGCCGCCTATTTATTTGTCAGCCTAGATGGATTGCCAGAGCTACGCGCCAAGACGCTAGATGAGTGCAATAGTCGCAACCTTAAAGGGACCATCCTACTAACTGGCGAGGGCATCAACATGTTCCTTGCCAGCAAGCCAGAGGAGCTTCGAGGATTTGTGGATTGGTTGCGCCTTGATCCGCACTTTAACCCTCTCACCACAAAAGAAAGCTGGTCAGATGAACAGCCTTTCAAGAAAATGCTGTTCAAACTGAAAAATGAAATTATTCGCATGAATCATCCGACCCTTCGCCCAGAAGAAGGTCGTGCCAATTTTATTAGCCCCAAGAAGCTCCAAGAGTGGTTGGATCGCGGCACTGATGATCTGGGTCGTCCTGTGGTGATGGTAGATACTCGGAATGCTTTCGAGGTTGAATACGGCACTTTTGAGAATGCTTTACTTTTCAATATTGAAAAGTTCACAGAGTTTCCCGCCGCTATTTCAGCTCATAAAGATGAGTTAGTCGATAAAACACTCGTGAGCTTTTGCACTGGTGGTATTCGTTGCGAAAAATCTGGTCTATATATGCGAGAGATTGGCATGCAACACAGCTATCAATTAGAAGGCGGTATTCTGAAATACTTTGAAGAGGTCGGCTCTCCTCCTTATCAAGGAAGCTGTTTTGTCTTTGATGAGCGCGAAGCATTGGAACCCAGCTTGGATTCCATTCCTGCAGAACACTCTATTCGAAAAAATCCACACTATTTCCACTGA
- a CDS encoding cytochrome b/b6 domain-containing protein, which translates to MNPLHFKGELLYPYRMKIIIRIWDLPIRLFHWLLVLCIIGSFISVNLGGNAIQWHAYFGYSILTLLLFRIIWGFVGSTHARFISFFPSKKAIIDYLQGSSPRVLGHNPVGALSVFALLFVLCVQVATGLFVDDEIAFQGPLAKYVPGRVSSFLSEIHEGNQVVILTLITIHIAAIWFYKKFKGENLIKPIITGDQEIDPSEAANYLPTDLGRASKDGVLQRGFALLILGLIVVVVGYYMTK; encoded by the coding sequence ATGAATCCTTTGCATTTTAAGGGAGAGCTGCTTTATCCTTATCGCATGAAGATAATCATTCGCATATGGGATTTGCCAATCCGCTTATTTCATTGGTTGTTAGTGCTCTGCATTATTGGGAGTTTTATTAGCGTTAATCTGGGTGGCAATGCGATTCAATGGCATGCTTATTTTGGATACAGCATTTTGACTCTGCTGCTCTTCAGAATTATCTGGGGATTCGTTGGCTCTACCCATGCGCGTTTTATATCGTTCTTTCCAAGCAAAAAAGCAATTATCGATTATTTGCAAGGTAGTTCGCCTCGCGTTCTTGGCCACAATCCAGTGGGTGCATTATCGGTATTTGCACTCCTCTTTGTGCTCTGTGTTCAAGTTGCTACTGGTTTATTTGTGGATGATGAAATCGCATTTCAAGGGCCACTTGCTAAGTATGTGCCTGGACGGGTATCTTCATTTTTGTCAGAGATACATGAAGGCAACCAAGTGGTGATTCTCACTCTGATTACGATTCATATCGCAGCGATCTGGTTCTACAAAAAATTTAAAGGTGAAAATCTTATCAAGCCGATCATCACTGGGGATCAAGAAATTGACCCAAGTGAGGCGGCTAATTATCTGCCTACTGACTTGGGTCGCGCCTCCAAGGATGGGGTCTTACAGCGCGGATTTGCTCTATTAATTTTAGGCTTGATCGTGGTAGTGGTGGGTTATTACATGACAAAGTAA
- a CDS encoding TAXI family TRAP transporter solute-binding subunit: MANAAKDATSGVDKFKDKPIDVCILLILYPNLMHVATVESTGIKTMGDLKGKRVSTGAPGSATEVMAFRLLEAAGLDPTKDIKRERLSVAESVNAVKDRKIDAFSWVGGLPTTAVTD; the protein is encoded by the coding sequence ATGGCGAATGCTGCTAAAGATGCAACATCAGGCGTAGATAAATTTAAAGACAAGCCTATTGATGTTTGCATTCTGCTCATTCTTTATCCAAACTTGATGCACGTTGCTACTGTTGAATCAACTGGCATCAAAACTATGGGTGACCTCAAAGGTAAGCGAGTCAGCACTGGCGCCCCTGGAAGCGCAACTGAAGTCATGGCATTTCGTTTACTTGAAGCAGCTGGTTTAGATCCGACTAAAGATATCAAGCGCGAGCGTTTAAGCGTTGCTGAATCCGTTAATGCAGTCAAAGATCGCAAAATTGATGCGTTTTCCTGGGTCGGCGGCTTACCAACTACAGCAGTAACCGATTGA
- a CDS encoding dihydrodipicolinate synthase family protein: MKQCTWLEANGVGQAIFGTNSEANSISAPQKMSALTALIEGRLNPEHMMPGTGATSIDAAVTITRHAVNHKCAGVLMLQPFFYKEVSDDGLFAYFSEVIQKMGSTALQIYIYNILPVTKLNLSLSLLAHLAKEYPNTVVGMKDSSGDWAYTESVIQLLAPSGFRVYAGVMKYF, from the coding sequence TTGAAACAATGTACATGGCTTGAGGCCAATGGTGTTGGTCAAGCGATCTTTGGCACAAACTCTGAAGCAAACTCAATATCTGCCCCTCAAAAAATGAGTGCTTTGACCGCCTTAATTGAAGGCAGATTAAATCCTGAACATATGATGCCTGGTACTGGTGCCACATCAATTGATGCCGCTGTGACAATAACTCGCCATGCAGTGAATCATAAGTGCGCAGGGGTATTAATGTTACAGCCCTTCTTCTACAAAGAAGTATCAGACGATGGCCTCTTCGCTTATTTTTCTGAAGTCATTCAAAAGATGGGTAGTACTGCACTTCAGATTTATATTTACAACATTCTACCAGTTACTAAGCTTAATTTAAGCCTCTCCTTACTTGCGCACTTAGCAAAGGAGTACCCAAACACTGTTGTCGGCATGAAAGATAGCTCAGGCGACTGGGCATACACCGAATCAGTCATTCAATTACTCGCTCCTTCTGGCTTTAGAGTCTATGCGGGGGTCATGAAGTATTTTTAA
- a CDS encoding 3-hydroxyacyl-CoA dehydrogenase family protein, with translation MTACGMVPVTVKKDLPGFLVNRLQHALSREAFAMVDAGICTPEDIDKAVRFGFGFREIAAGPAMNNSPTTSQCPKLCGIGLFQSRSSYIDKLNAAANEALKNPQLRELMLSQGNEIGGGNPAEFTALIKSDASKWSVVVKSANIKPE, from the coding sequence ATGACTGCTTGTGGCATGGTGCCAGTAACGGTCAAGAAAGATCTCCCAGGTTTCTTAGTCAATCGATTGCAGCATGCCCTTTCTCGTGAAGCTTTTGCCATGGTCGATGCTGGTATATGTACCCCAGAAGATATTGATAAAGCTGTTCGTTTTGGCTTTGGTTTTCGTGAGATCGCCGCTGGTCCTGCAATGAATAACTCACCAACTACTTCCCAATGTCCCAAGCTTTGTGGAATTGGGTTATTCCAAAGTAGAAGTTCTTATATTGATAAATTAAATGCTGCTGCAAATGAAGCACTTAAGAATCCTCAATTACGAGAGCTCATGCTCTCACAAGGTAATGAGATTGGCGGTGGCAACCCAGCAGAGTTTACAGCGCTCATCAAATCAGACGCAAGCAAATGGAGTGTAGTAGTCAAAAGTGCAAACATCAAACCCGAATAG
- a CDS encoding MFS transporter, producing the protein MNPGKAFRTLLLYRIGATLCYQVTMVAIGWHLYEITNSVVSLGLIGLAELIPYFALALYSGHAVDHYSRKWIAALACLIHIVAGLFLTAVSLGWLTPPEPLIYTAVAFIGVGRALLRPSYHALFGQIIPRDQLPHYTAYASSAFQICVVAGSGLGGLTIGFAGLEWTYLLAALCGAVGLYGIAFIKVPQEKSSNLSKHFLKSFLEGFHYVRKHELILSIMALDMFAVLFGGAVSILPAFVKEGLNSGPEILGILRAAPAAGAVVTGIYLARHPILTDSGKHLLISVAGFGMAIIVFGISSNLWLCAFFLLISGCFDSVSVVIRGSIMQLTTPDHMRGRISAINGIFIGSSNELGALESGIAASIIGLVPSIIFGGVTTIAVVVITYRLAPHLRKLHLKDIS; encoded by the coding sequence ATGAATCCTGGAAAAGCCTTTAGAACCCTTCTGCTGTACCGCATAGGCGCAACCCTATGCTATCAAGTCACAATGGTGGCTATAGGATGGCATTTATATGAAATTACCAATAGCGTAGTTTCACTCGGTCTAATTGGCCTTGCTGAGCTCATTCCCTACTTTGCGCTAGCGCTTTACTCAGGACATGCGGTAGATCACTACTCGCGTAAATGGATTGCCGCGCTTGCCTGTCTGATTCACATTGTGGCAGGTCTTTTTTTAACAGCCGTATCACTAGGATGGTTGACCCCACCAGAACCATTAATTTACACCGCCGTCGCATTCATCGGCGTTGGCAGAGCATTACTCAGACCCTCTTATCACGCACTGTTTGGTCAAATCATCCCACGTGATCAATTACCACATTACACCGCCTATGCATCTTCAGCTTTTCAGATTTGCGTAGTAGCTGGCTCTGGACTAGGCGGCCTCACAATTGGTTTTGCTGGCCTTGAATGGACATATCTACTTGCTGCATTGTGTGGCGCAGTTGGACTATATGGCATTGCCTTCATTAAGGTACCCCAAGAGAAATCTAGCAATCTATCGAAACACTTTCTCAAAAGTTTTTTAGAAGGCTTTCACTACGTCAGAAAACATGAGCTTATTTTGAGCATCATGGCGCTCGATATGTTTGCAGTACTTTTTGGTGGCGCGGTTTCTATCTTGCCGGCGTTTGTAAAAGAAGGACTGAACTCGGGGCCAGAAATACTAGGCATTCTGCGTGCCGCGCCCGCGGCAGGTGCCGTTGTAACAGGAATTTATTTAGCGCGGCACCCTATTTTGACAGACTCTGGCAAGCATCTACTTATATCCGTTGCAGGATTTGGTATGGCGATTATTGTCTTTGGCATCTCCAGCAATCTTTGGCTATGCGCATTCTTTTTGCTGATCTCCGGGTGCTTTGACTCAGTTTCCGTAGTCATTCGAGGGAGCATCATGCAATTGACAACACCAGATCACATGCGTGGCAGGATAAGCGCTATAAATGGGATCTTTATTGGATCATCAAATGAATTAGGAGCTCTTGAATCAGGCATCGCTGCAAGCATAATAGGGCTAGTACCCTCAATTATATTTGGCGGAGTCACAACCATTGCAGTGGTTGTCATTACCTATCGCCTAGCCCCGCACCTGAGAAAACTTCACCTCAAAGATATTTCATAA
- a CDS encoding dioxygenase → MVLGQYLKYMYPNANVPVVQLSLDGSMSAREREHYELAKQLRPLRDENILILSSGNVVHNLRTIRWQEGAEPYPLATQFNHFFISKIQANHQDSLIEWEGFGEAAKLSIPTPEHYWPALYTLALQAKGEQVKIYSDGIGMSSISMLGFSI, encoded by the coding sequence ATGGTGCTTGGTCAGTATCTCAAATACATGTATCCAAACGCTAATGTGCCGGTAGTGCAGTTGAGTTTGGATGGATCGATGTCGGCACGAGAACGAGAGCATTATGAGTTGGCCAAACAGCTAAGACCCTTACGTGATGAAAATATCCTGATTTTGTCTAGCGGTAATGTTGTTCATAATTTACGCACTATTCGCTGGCAAGAGGGTGCAGAGCCTTATCCATTGGCTACGCAATTCAATCATTTTTTTATCTCGAAAATTCAGGCTAACCATCAGGACTCTTTGATTGAGTGGGAAGGTTTTGGTGAGGCCGCCAAACTCTCAATTCCAACCCCAGAGCATTATTGGCCAGCTTTATATACGCTAGCCTTGCAGGCAAAAGGTGAGCAAGTAAAAATATATTCTGATGGTATAGGGATGAGTTCAATCAGTATGCTGGGTTTCTCCATTTAA
- a CDS encoding pirin family protein, with amino-acid sequence MSNPGHLKTGGMQWMTAGRGIIHSEMPQQVSGAARLLTLN; translated from the coding sequence TTGAGTAACCCAGGTCATTTAAAGACTGGTGGTATGCAGTGGATGACTGCCGGACGAGGCATTATTCATTCAGAGATGCCACAACAGGTAAGTGGCGCTGCGCGGCTTTTAACTTTGAATTAA
- a CDS encoding site-2 protease family protein: MITDYSIQAIAINAIPLIFAITIHEAAHGYAAHRFGDNTAYMLGRVSLNPAKHIDPVGTILIPLVLLLTGSPFLVGYAKPVPVNFCRLRNPRIDSIWVALAGPGSNFIQALIWLILLIALVGFGVDEKFLISMSQAGITWNLSLLVFNLFPLPPLDGGRILSSLLPARQSIALGKLEPWGFFIVLGLVFTGIIGSFWMQPLMNFFEWLILLLTAPLRMIF; the protein is encoded by the coding sequence ATGATTACTGACTATTCTATCCAAGCTATCGCAATTAATGCTATTCCGCTGATTTTTGCGATCACTATTCATGAGGCAGCCCATGGTTACGCTGCGCATAGATTTGGCGACAATACTGCTTATATGCTTGGGAGAGTGAGTCTAAATCCCGCCAAACATATTGATCCGGTCGGCACTATTTTAATTCCGCTAGTCTTACTTTTGACTGGATCCCCATTTTTAGTGGGCTACGCTAAGCCTGTCCCCGTCAATTTTTGTCGTCTGCGAAATCCCAGAATCGACTCTATCTGGGTTGCCTTAGCTGGACCAGGCTCCAACTTCATCCAGGCGTTGATCTGGCTCATCCTACTTATCGCGCTCGTCGGATTTGGGGTGGATGAGAAATTTCTCATTTCCATGTCGCAGGCTGGAATCACTTGGAATCTAAGTTTACTGGTCTTTAACCTATTCCCATTACCCCCACTAGATGGCGGAAGAATTTTATCCAGCCTCCTACCAGCCCGTCAGTCTATTGCCCTTGGAAAATTGGAGCCTTGGGGGTTTTTTATTGTCCTAGGACTGGTTTTTACCGGAATTATTGGCAGCTTCTGGATGCAACCTTTGATGAACTTCTTTGAATGGCTCATTTTGTTGTTAACCGCCCCCCTGCGGATGATTTTTTAA
- a CDS encoding 3-hydroxyacyl-CoA dehydrogenase NAD-binding domain-containing protein, protein MADLGYEHRIHLLSVAVALEKVDSTDIDLVIECVPELLDIKKELFAQLEKYAKPEAVLTSNSTSFPIRQIAKGLKTAARMIGLPFFMPAHLVPCVEVVYGKKTSPMVRTVYLV, encoded by the coding sequence ATGGCTGATCTTGGCTATGAGCATCGGATCCATTTACTGTCTGTGGCAGTAGCGCTTGAAAAAGTAGACTCGACTGATATTGATTTGGTAATCGAGTGTGTTCCGGAACTATTGGATATTAAAAAAGAGTTATTTGCTCAGTTAGAAAAATATGCCAAGCCTGAGGCAGTGCTAACCAGTAACAGTACCAGCTTTCCAATCCGCCAGATTGCAAAAGGTCTCAAAACTGCAGCAAGAATGATTGGATTACCTTTCTTTATGCCAGCACACTTAGTGCCATGCGTTGAGGTTGTTTATGGTAAGAAGACCTCGCCAATGGTAAGGACAGTCTATCTCGTTTAA
- a CDS encoding tripartite tricarboxylate transporter substrate binding protein, which translates to MLDHLKMAKKALKNSLLGVLLAFGCASLVCAQGAGVGAWPTQKPIRLIAVFPPGGSVDQVARVLAPALQAELKQNVIVENIGGASGVIGTLAMTRSDPDGYTFAVVFDTHGVNPSLKDKLPYDTIKDIAPVVLIGTSPMVLVASKKSGITSFKQLVDLSKTGQQFSYGSIGIGSLGHLAMARLVKQVGFDWNHIPYRGGGPLMQDALGGQVELAVGSEFLVKPHVDSGGVIPLVITTAKRSPSLLNVPTISESGFPGFSAPAWWAVLAPGKTPAPIVDAMNKALKKALKTPAVAEKFKVQGIDIVGGKPEAAREFIGKQIGIWGKFVIENNLKETAQ; encoded by the coding sequence ATGTTGGATCATTTAAAAATGGCTAAAAAAGCCCTGAAAAATAGCTTATTGGGCGTCTTATTGGCTTTTGGCTGCGCTAGTCTTGTCTGTGCACAAGGTGCGGGGGTTGGAGCTTGGCCAACCCAAAAACCAATTCGCTTAATTGCCGTATTTCCACCGGGGGGTTCGGTTGATCAGGTGGCTCGGGTATTGGCGCCTGCATTGCAGGCTGAGTTGAAGCAAAACGTAATTGTAGAAAATATTGGCGGAGCTTCTGGTGTCATTGGCACATTAGCGATGACGCGTTCTGATCCCGATGGTTACACTTTTGCTGTGGTGTTTGATACTCACGGCGTAAATCCGAGCCTGAAAGACAAACTTCCCTATGACACGATTAAAGATATTGCACCTGTAGTGTTAATTGGAACATCGCCAATGGTATTGGTGGCAAGCAAAAAGTCTGGCATTACTAGCTTTAAACAGTTGGTTGATCTCTCCAAAACAGGCCAGCAATTTAGCTATGGTTCCATTGGAATTGGTAGCTTAGGACACTTGGCAATGGCGCGACTTGTGAAACAAGTTGGCTTTGATTGGAACCATATTCCGTATCGTGGTGGTGGTCCTTTGATGCAGGATGCTTTGGGCGGTCAAGTTGAATTAGCAGTAGGCTCAGAGTTCTTGGTCAAGCCTCATGTGGATAGTGGTGGCGTCATTCCTTTGGTGATAACTACTGCTAAAAGATCTCCTTCATTGCTAAATGTCCCGACAATCTCAGAGAGTGGCTTCCCGGGATTTAGTGCGCCAGCTTGGTGGGCAGTTTTAGCGCCTGGTAAAACACCTGCACCAATAGTGGACGCAATGAATAAGGCATTAAAAAAGGCTTTGAAAACACCTGCAGTTGCTGAAAAGTTCAAAGTACAAGGCATTGATATCGTTGGTGGCAAGCCAGAAGCTGCGCGTGAATTTATTGGCAAGCAAATTGGTATCTGGGGTAAGTTCGTAATTGAAAACAATCTCAAAGAGACAGCACAGTAA
- a CDS encoding chromate transporter — translation MQPYTLSPLQRFISFSKIGLSGFGGVLPLARRTLVERDKVLTSEEFSAILGICQIVSGPNIVNLAVCVASRFGGARGAFAAVLGLILGPIALVILLATLYEHYSYIATVKGVLRGISAVGVGLIASTGLKILRDEFHYPAMFLVVAVTILCATYFHLGLGWVVLTASPLAIFLARKKAQRR, via the coding sequence ATGCAACCCTACACCCTTTCTCCGCTCCAACGTTTTATTAGCTTTAGCAAAATTGGCCTTTCGGGTTTTGGAGGCGTACTTCCTTTGGCCAGAAGGACGTTAGTTGAACGCGATAAAGTTCTGACATCGGAAGAATTTAGCGCCATTCTCGGAATCTGCCAGATTGTTTCAGGCCCAAATATTGTGAACTTAGCGGTCTGTGTAGCCTCGAGATTTGGCGGCGCAAGAGGAGCTTTTGCTGCGGTGCTTGGCCTAATCCTGGGGCCAATCGCTCTTGTAATATTGCTTGCAACACTCTATGAGCATTACAGCTATATTGCAACGGTTAAAGGAGTCTTGCGCGGTATTTCTGCCGTAGGAGTCGGCCTCATTGCCTCGACTGGATTAAAAATACTGCGCGATGAATTTCATTACCCAGCGATGTTTTTAGTCGTCGCAGTCACCATTCTATGCGCCACTTATTTTCATTTAGGCTTAGGATGGGTAGTGCTAACAGCATCACCATTAGCTATATTCTTGGCACGCAAAAAGGCTCAGCGTAGATGA
- a CDS encoding NAD(P)-dependent oxidoreductase, translating to MTPERAAAENAKAVSLDEFLKTSKVVSMHLVAGPGTKGLISSDQLALMRPNSILVNPSRSALINMGDLQTALAAGRPSQAAVDVFDIEPLPEKDALGNTPNPLVTPHLEFIAEPIFATFSKGITETLEAWVENKPVPHPFNPQ from the coding sequence ATGACTCCAGAACGTGCTGCTGCTGAGAATGCTAAGGCAGTAAGCCTTGATGAGTTCCTGAAAACTTCTAAGGTGGTCTCAATGCATCTAGTTGCTGGACCTGGGACCAAGGGATTAATTAGTTCTGATCAATTGGCACTCATGCGTCCCAATTCGATCTTGGTCAATCCGTCTCGCTCGGCGCTTATTAATATGGGCGATCTACAAACTGCGCTAGCAGCTGGTCGGCCAAGTCAAGCAGCGGTAGATGTTTTTGATATTGAACCACTTCCGGAAAAAGATGCATTAGGCAATACACCTAATCCACTGGTAACGCCGCATCTTGAATTTATTGCCGAACCTATCTTTGCTACTTTCTCAAAAGGAATTACCGAGACTCTAGAAGCATGGGTAGAAAATAAACCCGTACCGCATCCCTTTAATCCACAATAG